In Microbacterium esteraromaticum, the following proteins share a genomic window:
- a CDS encoding ABC transporter substrate-binding protein, translating into MKKMRMGAVVAIAGVAVAMTGCSTSGAGSNGSGDGDTIVVDMWSGSEDDTAALEAQLDVAKKQNPDLKIELRTAPWGDFFTKLTTNMASGNMACVTGMNSGMLASYTDGFVPLTADDLKTAGLSEDDFAPGATEILKNKGDMYGLPFDVSTMLAYYNEDMLTAAGAELPKVGWSFDDFEKIAAKATTGGKYGFGIGMGDFQWQALPIAKSGVQPVSEDGSLQLTDKDFASAAEWYAGLVTDQKVAAPVASASDTGWGENQFTGQNAAIAVDGTWNAVGYLTNDAGFKAGMAPLPTGENGNLSLILGSGFGIAKSCENKEAALKVLGSLLSKDAQDYIASSGRSYPARAESQPLYFESLDESYRDQVEQVFTAAFENVEGQYVSDNWAKVGTFVQPQLVSVYNGQASMKDVLESAQQQFGN; encoded by the coding sequence ATGAAGAAGATGCGGATGGGAGCCGTCGTCGCCATCGCGGGCGTCGCGGTCGCCATGACGGGCTGCTCGACCAGCGGCGCGGGCTCGAACGGGTCGGGCGACGGTGACACCATCGTCGTCGACATGTGGTCGGGCAGTGAGGACGACACGGCAGCGCTGGAGGCGCAGCTGGATGTCGCCAAGAAGCAGAACCCCGACCTCAAGATCGAGCTGCGCACCGCACCGTGGGGCGACTTCTTCACGAAGCTCACGACCAATATGGCCTCCGGCAACATGGCGTGCGTCACGGGTATGAACTCGGGCATGCTCGCCAGCTACACCGACGGCTTCGTTCCGCTCACGGCGGATGACCTCAAGACCGCGGGCCTCTCGGAGGACGACTTCGCACCGGGCGCCACCGAGATCCTGAAGAACAAGGGCGACATGTACGGTCTGCCGTTCGATGTCTCGACGATGCTCGCGTACTACAACGAGGACATGCTGACGGCCGCGGGCGCCGAACTCCCGAAGGTCGGCTGGAGCTTCGACGACTTCGAGAAGATCGCCGCCAAGGCGACGACCGGCGGCAAGTACGGCTTCGGCATCGGCATGGGCGACTTCCAGTGGCAGGCGCTCCCCATCGCGAAGTCCGGCGTGCAGCCGGTCTCGGAGGACGGGTCGCTCCAGCTCACTGACAAGGACTTCGCCTCGGCCGCCGAATGGTACGCGGGACTGGTCACCGATCAGAAGGTCGCCGCACCCGTGGCCTCGGCATCCGACACCGGATGGGGCGAGAACCAGTTCACAGGTCAGAACGCCGCCATCGCGGTCGACGGCACCTGGAACGCCGTGGGCTACCTCACCAACGACGCCGGGTTCAAGGCCGGCATGGCTCCGCTGCCGACCGGCGAGAACGGCAACCTCAGCCTGATCCTGGGCTCGGGCTTCGGCATCGCCAAGTCCTGCGAGAACAAGGAGGCGGCGCTCAAGGTGCTCGGCTCGCTGCTCAGCAAGGACGCGCAGGACTACATCGCCTCGTCGGGTCGGAGCTACCCCGCGCGCGCCGAGAGCCAGCCGCTGTACTTCGAGTCGCTCGATGAGTCGTACCGCGACCAGGTCGAGCAGGTCTTCACCGCCGCCTTCGAGAACGTCGAAGGCCAGTACGTGTCGGACAACTGGGCGAAGGTCGGCACGTTCGTGCAGCCGCAGCTGGTGAGCGTCTACAACGGCCAGGCGTCGATGAAGGACGTGCTCGAGTCCGCGCAGCAGCAGTTCGGCAACTGA
- a CDS encoding alpha-L-fucosidase, producing MRQEWFDEARFGMFVHFGAYSVAARHEWVQNYERLTDEEYRPYVDHFAPDRFDARAIARRAKETGMGYVVLTAKHHDGFCLFDSALTDFTSAVVCDRDLVREHVEALREEGVKVGLYYSLLDWHHPDFTVDWNHPRCDDENAAALNEDRDMARYREYLHGQVRELLTGYGELDYLFFDFSYPETRDGWAGKGPEDWDAEALLAMCRELQPGMLVNDRLGIPADFVTPEQYQPTSPLVDGAGEPQVWEACQTLNGSWGYHRDNTDQKSADLLVRMLADSVSMDGNMLLNIGPDGRGAVAPRDAQTLGEIGEWMLLHRDAIVGAGHAEFVPPREGVYTRRGDRLYLHLFTWPLGFVHLPDLAGRVSFARLLNDGSWLKTSVVDPDQRPENMTPAGQAEGTLTVHLPVRRPDVLLPVIELTLA from the coding sequence ATGCGACAGGAATGGTTCGATGAGGCGCGGTTCGGCATGTTCGTGCACTTCGGTGCATACAGCGTGGCTGCACGGCACGAATGGGTGCAGAACTACGAGCGGCTGACCGACGAGGAGTACCGGCCCTACGTGGACCACTTCGCTCCCGACCGCTTCGACGCGAGGGCCATCGCGCGCAGGGCGAAGGAGACCGGCATGGGGTATGTGGTGCTGACGGCTAAGCATCACGACGGATTCTGCCTGTTCGATTCGGCGCTCACCGACTTCACCTCCGCGGTGGTCTGCGATCGGGACCTGGTGCGCGAGCACGTGGAGGCGCTGCGGGAGGAGGGGGTCAAGGTCGGGCTGTACTACTCGCTCCTCGACTGGCATCACCCCGACTTCACCGTCGACTGGAACCATCCGCGATGCGACGATGAGAACGCCGCGGCACTGAACGAGGACCGCGACATGGCGCGGTACCGCGAATACCTGCACGGCCAGGTGAGGGAGCTGCTCACCGGCTATGGCGAACTCGACTATCTGTTCTTCGACTTCAGCTACCCCGAGACCAGGGACGGCTGGGCGGGCAAGGGCCCCGAGGACTGGGACGCCGAGGCGCTTCTGGCGATGTGCCGAGAGCTGCAGCCGGGGATGCTGGTGAACGACCGGCTCGGCATCCCTGCCGACTTCGTCACCCCAGAGCAGTACCAGCCGACCTCACCGCTCGTCGATGGGGCGGGCGAGCCGCAGGTCTGGGAGGCCTGTCAGACCCTGAACGGCTCCTGGGGATACCACCGCGACAACACCGATCAGAAGTCAGCCGATCTTCTCGTGCGGATGCTCGCGGACTCGGTGTCGATGGATGGCAACATGCTGCTGAACATCGGGCCGGACGGACGAGGTGCCGTCGCGCCTCGCGACGCGCAGACACTGGGGGAGATCGGCGAATGGATGCTGCTCCACCGTGACGCCATCGTCGGCGCGGGCCATGCCGAGTTCGTCCCTCCGCGGGAGGGCGTCTACACACGTCGTGGCGACAGGCTGTACCTGCACCTGTTCACCTGGCCGCTCGGCTTCGTGCACCTGCCGGACCTCGCAGGCAGGGTCTCGTTCGCGCGGCTGCTGAACGACGGATCATGGCTGAAGACCTCGGTCGTCGACCCCGATCAGCGTCCGGAGAACATGACCCCTGCGGGTCAGGCCGAGGGCACGCTCACGGTGCACCTGCCCGTTCGACGCCCCGACGTGCTGCTGCCCGTGATCGAGCTCACCCTGGCCTGA
- a CDS encoding ROK family transcriptional regulator, with translation MPSTAPDDARRILDLVASGRARSRSQLADQLGVAASTVGLRVQALLDSGMLTEAGEGTSRGGRRPRILRVADDGGIVLTADLGGGHARIGRHGLSGAIQLVETIPIDLTEGPEATLAAIADAMELLVTGSPVRAIGIGLPGPVHVETGSVDQPSRMPGWSGFRVGEHLSARFGGTQVAVDNDANLAALGEHGAQFGMTGHSITVKAGTAIGSGIVVDGVVHRGASGAAGDITHTRIDGSGDIPCSCGNTGCLETVASGASLVRQMRERGVEGITGVDQVLALARDADPVATTLVRTAGTHLGQALSGVVNFFNPHAVFLTGSMSASEPFLAAVRSRVYEACHPLATQRLRIEAAGTGPDAIILGAARLALGGLEVPGP, from the coding sequence ATGCCCTCCACCGCCCCCGATGACGCCAGAAGGATTCTCGACCTGGTCGCGAGTGGTCGCGCACGCTCGCGCTCTCAGCTGGCCGATCAGCTGGGCGTCGCCGCATCCACCGTGGGACTGCGGGTCCAGGCACTGCTCGATTCCGGGATGCTGACGGAAGCAGGAGAGGGCACCTCCCGGGGCGGACGCCGCCCCCGCATCCTCCGAGTCGCCGACGACGGCGGGATCGTGCTGACCGCTGATCTCGGCGGCGGGCACGCGCGCATCGGAAGACATGGGCTGTCGGGTGCGATCCAGCTCGTCGAGACCATTCCCATCGATCTCACGGAGGGCCCTGAGGCGACCCTCGCCGCCATCGCCGACGCGATGGAGCTCCTGGTGACGGGATCCCCGGTGCGCGCGATCGGCATCGGCCTCCCCGGACCAGTGCACGTCGAGACCGGCAGCGTCGACCAGCCCTCGCGGATGCCCGGCTGGTCGGGATTCCGGGTCGGCGAGCATCTGAGCGCCCGCTTCGGCGGCACACAGGTGGCCGTTGACAACGACGCTAACCTCGCCGCCCTGGGCGAGCACGGTGCACAGTTCGGCATGACCGGGCACAGCATCACCGTGAAGGCGGGCACGGCCATCGGCAGCGGGATCGTCGTCGACGGCGTCGTGCATCGTGGAGCCAGCGGAGCTGCCGGCGACATCACTCATACGCGGATCGACGGCAGCGGCGACATCCCCTGCTCCTGCGGCAACACCGGCTGCCTGGAGACCGTCGCAAGCGGCGCGAGCCTCGTCCGCCAGATGCGGGAGCGCGGCGTCGAGGGCATCACCGGCGTCGATCAGGTACTGGCGCTGGCGCGGGATGCCGACCCCGTTGCGACGACGCTCGTGCGCACCGCGGGCACTCACCTGGGTCAGGCGCTCTCCGGCGTCGTCAACTTCTTCAACCCGCACGCCGTCTTCCTGACGGGGAGCATGAGCGCGTCCGAGCCGTTCCTCGCGGCGGTCCGCAGCCGCGTATACGAGGCCTGTCACCCCCTCGCCACGCAGCGGCTCCGCATCGAGGCCGCCGGAACCGGCCCCGACGCCATCATCCTCGGTGCGGCCCGCCTGGCCCTCGGCGGGCTCGAGGTGCCCGGCCCCTGA
- the ilvC gene encoding ketol-acid reductoisomerase: MSTEIFYDADADLSIIQGKKVAIVGYGSQGHAHAMNLRDSGVEVTIALKEGSKSIAKAEEAGFPVKNVADAAEWADVIMILAPDQHQRTIYNESIKDKLTAGKALAFAHGFNIRFGYIDAPEGVDVILIAPKAPGHTVRREFVAGRGIPDIIAVERDASGKAWDLALSYAKAIGGTRAGVIKTTFTEETETDLFGEQAVLCGGMSHLVQAGFETLVEAGYQPQIAYFEVLHELKLIVDLMWEGGIAKQRWSISDTAEFGDYVSGPRVIDAGVKERMQGVLADIQSGAFAKRFIEDQDNGAEEFLSLREKEQGHPIEATGKELRSLFAWKSQDEDYVEGSAAR, from the coding sequence GTGAGCACCGAGATCTTCTACGACGCGGACGCCGACCTCTCGATCATCCAGGGCAAGAAGGTCGCGATCGTCGGCTACGGCTCGCAGGGCCACGCCCACGCGATGAACCTTCGCGATTCCGGCGTCGAGGTCACCATCGCCCTCAAGGAGGGCTCCAAGTCGATCGCCAAGGCCGAGGAGGCGGGCTTCCCCGTCAAGAACGTGGCTGACGCGGCTGAGTGGGCCGACGTCATCATGATCCTCGCGCCTGACCAGCACCAGCGCACGATCTACAACGAGTCGATCAAGGACAAGCTGACCGCGGGCAAGGCCCTCGCCTTCGCGCACGGCTTCAACATCCGCTTCGGCTACATCGACGCTCCCGAAGGCGTCGACGTCATCCTCATCGCTCCCAAGGCTCCCGGCCACACGGTGCGCCGCGAGTTCGTCGCAGGTCGTGGCATCCCCGACATCATCGCCGTCGAGCGCGATGCGTCGGGCAAGGCCTGGGACCTCGCGCTGTCGTACGCGAAGGCCATCGGCGGCACCCGCGCCGGCGTCATCAAGACGACCTTCACCGAAGAGACCGAGACCGACCTGTTCGGCGAGCAGGCCGTGCTCTGCGGTGGCATGAGCCACCTCGTGCAGGCCGGCTTCGAGACCCTGGTCGAGGCTGGCTACCAGCCCCAGATCGCGTACTTCGAGGTTCTGCACGAGCTCAAGCTGATCGTCGACCTGATGTGGGAGGGCGGCATCGCCAAGCAGCGCTGGTCGATCTCCGACACCGCCGAGTTCGGCGACTACGTCTCGGGTCCCCGTGTCATCGACGCGGGCGTCAAGGAGCGCATGCAGGGTGTCCTCGCCGACATCCAGTCGGGCGCGTTCGCGAAGCGCTTCATCGAGGACCAGGACAACGGCGCCGAGGAGTTCCTGTCGCTCCGCGAGAAGGAGCAGGGCCACCCGATCGAGGCGACCGGCAAGGAGCTGCGTTCTCTGTTCGCGTGGAAGTCGCAGGACGAGGACTACGTCGAGGGCAGCGCCGCGCGCTGA